The Candidatus Krumholzibacteriia bacterium genome includes a region encoding these proteins:
- a CDS encoding TM2 domain-containing protein: protein MKVTMRKEDLSRRELLRFELESREGLPTPEVTWMLWVFFSAFGAHRFHLGDAKHGAAILLGTVGAVVWGIVALIESTRTGVGAGSLAGAFVLFVVSVVWSWVDALFINRRLRSIRWKREEQTLKAIGADRGHIRNSVRRQG from the coding sequence GTGAAGGTCACGATGAGAAAGGAAGACCTCAGTCGTCGAGAGCTCCTGCGATTCGAACTCGAGAGTCGCGAGGGACTGCCCACCCCCGAGGTGACGTGGATGCTGTGGGTTTTCTTCTCGGCATTCGGTGCTCATCGATTCCATCTCGGAGATGCGAAGCACGGAGCTGCGATCCTGCTCGGTACCGTCGGCGCCGTCGTCTGGGGAATCGTGGCACTGATCGAATCGACGCGAACCGGGGTTGGTGCCGGATCGTTGGCAGGCGCGTTCGTTCTCTTCGTCGTGTCGGTCGTCTGGAGCTGGGTCGACGCCCTGTTCATCAATCGTCGTCTCAGGAGCATTCGCTGGAAGAGGGAAGAGCAGACGCTGAAGGCCATCGGTGCAGATCGGGGGCACATCCGAAACTCGGTGCGTCGCCAGGGATGA
- a CDS encoding HD domain-containing protein: protein MQISHQLAKIFEALAFAADKHRLQRRKDAEASPYINHPITVARILVDEGGVTDLDLVRAAVLHDTVEDTETTEAELRDRFGHRVADLVMAVTDDKKLPKAERKRLQIEHAARLSDDAKAIKLADKIANVRDVLANPPAKWPEERRREYLEWAKAVVDGLRGAHPGLEGVFDRAVEGG from the coding sequence GTGCAGATCAGTCATCAACTCGCGAAGATCTTCGAAGCCCTCGCCTTCGCCGCCGACAAACACCGCTTGCAGCGCCGCAAGGACGCCGAGGCTTCGCCCTACATCAACCACCCGATCACGGTGGCCCGGATCCTGGTCGACGAGGGCGGCGTGACCGATCTCGACCTCGTACGCGCGGCCGTGCTGCACGACACCGTCGAGGACACCGAGACCACCGAGGCCGAACTACGCGACCGCTTCGGCCACCGGGTCGCCGACCTGGTGATGGCCGTGACCGACGACAAGAAGCTGCCGAAGGCCGAACGCAAGCGCCTGCAGATCGAGCACGCCGCGCGGCTGTCGGACGACGCGAAGGCGATCAAGCTCGCGGACAAGATCGCGAACGTGCGCGACGTGCTCGCGAATCCGCCGGCGAAGTGGCCGGAGGAGCGGCGGCGGGAGTACCTGGAGTGGGCGAAGGCCGTGGTGGACGGGTTGCGGGGGGCGCATCCGGGGTTGGAGGGGGTGTTCGATCGGGCGGTGGAGGGCGGATGA
- a CDS encoding TM2 domain-containing protein, with protein MSSLYHKQNLTPQQLQLFESEMSDKRKSSGISFVLWFFLGLFGGHRFYLGQVGPGVLMLLTGGGLGLWWLIDLFLLSGMVSKVNDRTEAEVLQSIQLYDQAQKNEQAPELVGA; from the coding sequence GTGAGCTCGCTCTATCACAAGCAGAACTTGACTCCCCAGCAGCTGCAGTTGTTCGAGTCGGAGATGTCCGACAAGCGCAAGTCCAGCGGGATCTCCTTCGTGCTGTGGTTCTTCCTCGGTCTGTTCGGGGGCCATCGTTTCTACCTCGGTCAGGTCGGACCGGGAGTTCTGATGTTGCTCACCGGGGGCGGTCTGGGTCTGTGGTGGCTGATCGACCTGTTCCTGCTCAGTGGCATGGTGAGCAAGGTGAATGACCGGACGGAGGCCGAGGTGCTCCAGAGCATCCAGCTGTACGACCAGGCACAGAAGAATGAACAGGCTCCGGAGCTCGTCGGGGCCTGA